A single region of the Rattus rattus isolate New Zealand chromosome 8, Rrattus_CSIRO_v1, whole genome shotgun sequence genome encodes:
- the Paqr9 gene encoding membrane progestin receptor epsilon, with amino-acid sequence MPRRLQQRGAGAKGPPAPTSRRSHPSSVPRSPPAATTKPLLRWDEVPDDFVECFILSGYRRLPCTAQECLASVLKPTNETLNFWTHFIPLLLFLSKFCRLFFLGGSDVPFHHPWLLPLWCYASGVLLTFAMSCTAHVFSCLSLRLRAAFFYLDYASISYYGFGSTVAYYYYLLPSLSLLDARVMTPYVQQRLGWHVDCTRLIAVYRALVLPVAFVLAVACTVACCKSRTDWCSYPFALRTFVFVMPLSMACPIMLESWLFDLRGENPTLFVHFYRRYFWLVVAAFFNVSKIPERIQPGLFDIIGHSHQLFHIFTFLSIYDQVYYVEEGLRQFLQAPPAAPTFSGTVGYMLLLVVCLGLVIRKFLNSTEFCSKKVSLHPGGGWFAHLFAWSFCCYCWFVFKFCCFLLC; translated from the coding sequence ATGCCGCGGCGCCTGCAGCAGCGGGGCGCCGGCGCGAAAGGACCGCCCGCCCCGACCTCCCGGCGCTCGCATCCCTCCTCCGTCCCCCGGAGCCCTCCGGCGGCCACCACCAAGCCGCTGCTGCGCTGGGACGAGGTGCCCGACGACTTCGTGGAGTGCTTCATCCTGTCCGGCTACCGGCGGCTGCCGTGCACCGCGCAGGAGTGCCTGGCCTCGGTGCTGAAGCCCACCAACGAGACGCTCAACTTCTGGACGCACTTCATCCCGCTGCTGCTGTTCCTCAGTAAGTTCTGCCGCCTCTTCTTCCTGGGCGGCAGCGATGTGCCCTTCCACCACCCCTGGCTGCTGCCGCTGTGGTGCTATGCGTCGGGGGTGCTGCTGACCTTCGCCATGAGCTGCACGGCGCACGTGTTCAGCTGCCTGTCGCTGCGCCTGCGCGCCGCCTTCTTCTACCTGGACTACGCTTCCATCAGCTACTACGGCTTCGGCAGCACCGTGGCCTACTACTACTACCTGCTGCCCAGCCTGAGCCTGCTGGACGCCAGGGTCATGACGCCATACGTGCAGCAGCGCCTGGGCTGGCACGTGGACTGCACCCGCCTCATCGCGGTCTACCGCGCGCTGGTGCTGCCCGTGGCCTTCGTACTGGCCGTGGCCTGCACTGTAGCCTGCTGCAAGAGCCGCACCGACTGGTGCTCCTACCCGTTCGCCCTGCGCACCTTCGTCTTCGTCATGCCGCTCAGCATGGCCTGCCCCATTATGCTAGAGAGCTGGCTCTTCGACCTGCGAGGCGAGAACCCCACGCTCTTCGTGCACTTCTACCGCCGCTACTTCTGGCTGGTGGTGGCCGCCTTCTTCAACGTGAGCAAGATCCCCGAGCGCATCCAGCCGGGTCTCTTTGACATCATCGGCCACAGCCACCAGCTCTTCCACATCTTCACCTTCCTCAGCATCTATGACCAGGTGTACTACGTGGAAGAGGGCCTGCGCCAGTTCCTCCAGGCTCCCCCTGCTGCGCCCACCTTCTCGGGCACAGTGGGCTacatgctgctgctggtggtttgCCTGGGGCTGGTCATCAGGAAGTTCCTGAACAGCACCGAATTCTGCAGTAAAAAAGTGAGCCTCCACCCCGGAGGAGGCTGGTTTGCCCACCTGTTTGCGtggagtttctgttgttattgttggtttgttttcaagttttgttgtttCCTTCTTTGCTAG